Below is a window of candidate division WOR-3 bacterium DNA.
AATATCATCTTATAACCCTTTATTGCACAAACAATCGCAAGACCAACACCTGTATTTCCTGATGTGGGCTCTATAATAGTTGCACCTTCTTTTATAAGTCCTTTTCTCTCCGCTTCCTCAATCATCTTTATTCCAATTCTATCCTTAACACTTCCACCGGGATTCATAAACTCAAGCTTTAAAAATATTCTCGTCCTTATATCACCTTTAAATCTTTCACTTAGTTCCACAAGAGGAGTTTTGCCAATAAGTTCTAACAAACTTTTTTTAACATTCATTTTTAGAATTATAAATTATACTCAAAATTCTTTTCAAAGGTTAGTAATAAATTTTTTAAAAAATCTAAATTTGAAATTATTATAAATGCATGTTATAATATAGATCAGGTTCAAATCCAGATTTAATAAAGGAAGTAATTATGAAATTTTTAACATTTTTTATTTTCTTTATCTCCTCAAATTTAATTTCCTTAAATTTAATAGCCCAGGAACATCCAGGTGAGCATCCTGGTAGGCTCGAAAAAATAAGACCTGATGATGTAAAAAGGGCGATAACCGATTATGTAAACACAGATTCAAAACTCAAAGGAGGATACTTTTTAATATGGGATCCAGAACTTAAGCAAGTATGGAAATTGAATTTTAAAGAACTTCATAAAGAAGTTAGGGTTCTAAGTGATGGAACGTATTTTATGTGTTCTGATTTTAAAGTAGCAGACGGGGAAACAATACTTGATATAGATTTCTGGTTAAAAGAAGATATGATGGGTCTTAAGGTTGTTGATATCAAAATTCATAAGATATCTGGCAAAGAAAGATTTAAATATGAGGGAGAAAAAATAAAAGAATTAAAATGAATAGAGTTACTTTAAGAGGAAATCCTTTAATTCTTGAAGGGGAGCTTCCTGAAAAGGGAAAAAGCGCTCCTTCATTTATTGCCCTTGATGAAAATTTTTCTTTAAAATCTCTTAAAAGTTTTGAGGGTAAAATAAAAATAATTTCTTCTGTTCCTTCTCTTGATACTCCTGTTTGCTCAACTGAAACTAAAAAAATTTCTGAAATGATGAAAAAATTTGAATCTCCTGAATACATTTTCATAACCATAAGTATGGACCTTCCTTTTGCCCAGAAGAGATGGTGTGGAGCTAATGGAGTAAATAATGTAATTACTCTTTCTGATTTTAAAGATAAATCCTTTGGGAAAAATTATGGTGTTCTTATCAAGGAAAATGGTCTTCTTGCAAGGTGTGTTTTCATAATTGATAAAGATGATATAATAAGATACATTCAACTTGTCCCAGAAATTTCAAGCGAACCTGATTACTCTGATATTGAAGAAAATCTGAAAAAGATTTAAAAATTTAAAAAAAATTATTAAATAAATTATGCAAAATTTTTTTCTTTTGGTTTTGTTAAATTTAGATTCATTAAAAGTAGAGATAAGTTACAGTGTCTCATTATTTGATATCCCTGAGAATTCAGAATTGAATTTATGGATACCTTTACCTTTAGAAAGTTCAGAACAGAAGATTTTAAAAGAAGAAATAAAATCGGAATTACCTTACAGTATAAATCTGGAAAAAAGGTATAAAAATAGAGTACTCTTTTTAAGAAGTAATAAAAAAAGGGAACTGAATATTGAATTAAAATTTTTGATTTTGAGATATGAATCAAGGGAAATTAAGAATGAATTTTCTGATTTATCTATTTTTTTAAAACCTGATAGACTGATACCTATTAATGACAGCACAATTAAAATCGCAAAAAATATAATTAATGGAAAAAAGGTAGATAATTTTGAAATAGCAAAAATACTTTATAATTATACACTTTTCTATATGACCTATGATAAAAGTGGTGAAGGTTGGGGAAGGGGAGACTTCTGGTATGCCTGTAAGTATAAGAAAGGAAACTGCACAGATTTTCATTCCTTTTTTATTGGACTCGCAAGAAGTTTAAAAATTCCCAGTTTTTTTGAAATTGGATTTTCTATTCCAAGGGAAAAAAAGGAGGGCAAAATAAATGGGTATCATTGCTGGGCTTATTTTTATAACAAGGGGAAATGGTTTCCGGTTGATATTTCAGAAGCGGATAAAAATAATGAACTAAAGGATTATTATTTTGGTAGACTTGACCCTTATAGAATAAGTTTTACAAGGGGAAGGGATATAGTTCTTGAACCTCCTCAAAAAGATGAACCACTCAATTATTTCATTTACCCTTATGTAGAAATAAATGGAAAAAATTTTAATAACATAAAATACGAATTTAGATATAAAATTTTAAATTAATTTTTGATAACCCTGAACTTCCTTACCTATAGGTGGCTATCCAGAACTATTTCTTACAAATTAAAGGTTTCTAAAGATTTTCACATAGGATATTCTTTCATCAGAAGGGTTAATATTTTCAGCCTTTTCCCATAAAATTAAAGCATCCTCATTATTTCCTTGATGAAAAAGTTTAATTGAATATATCATAAGTTCCTCATAAAGTTTAAAATTTCCTTTAAAATTCTCAATAATTCTACTTTCAAGTAATTTTGACTCTTCAAGGGGATATGTTTTGACAGATTTTGACACAAGAAGAAGAGCTTCAACTAATTTTTTGTTTTTTTCCATGTTTATAGCCTGTTCATAAAGAATTTTCGATTTTTCTTTAAGCTTATTTTCTATCCTTGTCTTTGTTACCATCAACTGGGAGGAAATATAACCTTCATTTTCAAGTTCCTGTATAGCATCATAAGCTTTTTCGTAATTTTCATTTTTTATGTAAAAATCAAGATCTCTTTCAAGGGATTTAATTTTTCTTTCCCTTTTTTCCTCACACTTTTTAATCC
It encodes the following:
- the tpx gene encoding thiol peroxidase, coding for MNRVTLRGNPLILEGELPEKGKSAPSFIALDENFSLKSLKSFEGKIKIISSVPSLDTPVCSTETKKISEMMKKFESPEYIFITISMDLPFAQKRWCGANGVNNVITLSDFKDKSFGKNYGVLIKENGLLARCVFIIDKDDIIRYIQLVPEISSEPDYSDIEENLKKI
- a CDS encoding transglutaminase domain-containing protein: MQNFFLLVLLNLDSLKVEISYSVSLFDIPENSELNLWIPLPLESSEQKILKEEIKSELPYSINLEKRYKNRVLFLRSNKKRELNIELKFLILRYESREIKNEFSDLSIFLKPDRLIPINDSTIKIAKNIINGKKVDNFEIAKILYNYTLFYMTYDKSGEGWGRGDFWYACKYKKGNCTDFHSFFIGLARSLKIPSFFEIGFSIPREKKEGKINGYHCWAYFYNKGKWFPVDISEADKNNELKDYYFGRLDPYRISFTRGRDIVLEPPQKDEPLNYFIYPYVEINGKNFNNIKYEFRYKILN